Proteins from a genomic interval of Nitrospirota bacterium:
- a CDS encoding proline--tRNA ligase: MRLSKMFIPTLRETPSEAEAVSHRLMLRAGYVRQLAAGLYIYLPLGWRVLNKINRIIREEMDAVGAQELSMPTLHPAEVWQETGRWYDIGDEMFRLKDRGGRDMCLGMTHEEIMTWLASREIRSYRDLPQIWYQLQTKLRDEARPKSGVLRTREFLMKDSYSFDRDEEGLERSYKLHTEAYKKIFSRCGLKFYMVESDPGIMGGATAHEFMAPSPAGEDEVVLCVSCGYAANIELAKSISPDPQFQDWAFEDIPTPGKKTVAEVSEFLKISPAFFTKSLLMIGEKGPFLCLVRGDQELHEKKLQKIVGNFRPAHKDEIKEILGVEAGYIGPMEHKISKIADVALKTGVYISGANKEGYHKKGIKPEVHFKAQWHDIHTAKEGDACYNCNSPIRVERVIELGNIFKLGTKYSTALRAFYLDENGHEKPIIMGSYGIGPARIAAAAIEQNNDANGIIWPESIAPFDVEILALNMNDKKTIEVSEKLYDELRSGGVDVLLDDRDERAGVKFKDADLIGIPWHLIIGEKNLKDGFIELKSRRTKKAERIKVAEALTRLKEIYGALS; the protein is encoded by the coding sequence ATGCGTCTTTCAAAAATGTTTATTCCTACCTTAAGGGAGACTCCCTCTGAAGCCGAAGCTGTCAGCCATAGATTAATGCTCAGGGCAGGATATGTTCGGCAGCTTGCTGCAGGGCTTTATATCTATCTTCCACTCGGCTGGCGAGTCCTGAATAAAATTAACAGGATTATCCGTGAAGAGATGGATGCAGTAGGAGCCCAGGAGCTTTCAATGCCGACTCTTCACCCTGCTGAAGTCTGGCAGGAGACAGGCAGGTGGTATGACATAGGAGATGAGATGTTCAGGCTCAAAGACAGGGGCGGCAGGGACATGTGTCTCGGCATGACCCACGAGGAGATAATGACATGGCTTGCATCAAGGGAAATCCGTTCTTACAGGGATCTGCCACAGATATGGTATCAGCTTCAGACAAAACTGAGAGACGAGGCAAGGCCAAAGAGCGGAGTGCTTAGGACAAGGGAATTCCTGATGAAGGACAGCTATAGCTTTGATAGAGATGAAGAAGGCCTTGAGAGAAGTTACAAATTACACACCGAGGCTTATAAAAAGATATTTTCACGCTGTGGACTTAAATTCTACATGGTGGAGTCAGACCCGGGGATAATGGGTGGAGCTACTGCCCATGAATTCATGGCTCCAAGCCCTGCCGGAGAGGATGAAGTCGTACTGTGTGTCTCATGTGGCTATGCCGCCAATATTGAGCTTGCAAAATCAATATCTCCTGATCCTCAATTCCAGGACTGGGCCTTTGAAGATATCCCAACACCAGGCAAAAAGACTGTAGCTGAGGTGTCCGAGTTCTTAAAAATCAGCCCTGCTTTTTTTACAAAGAGCCTTCTCATGATAGGAGAAAAAGGCCCTTTCTTGTGCCTTGTAAGGGGTGACCAGGAACTCCACGAGAAAAAACTTCAGAAGATAGTGGGGAATTTCAGGCCTGCACATAAAGATGAGATTAAAGAGATCCTCGGCGTAGAGGCAGGCTATATAGGCCCGATGGAACATAAAATTTCAAAGATTGCAGATGTGGCCCTGAAAACAGGGGTTTATATATCAGGCGCAAACAAAGAGGGTTATCACAAAAAAGGGATAAAGCCAGAGGTTCATTTTAAGGCGCAGTGGCATGACATTCACACTGCAAAAGAAGGAGATGCCTGCTACAACTGTAATTCGCCAATCAGGGTCGAGCGAGTTATTGAGTTAGGGAACATCTTCAAGTTAGGGACAAAGTATTCTACTGCGCTCAGGGCATTTTACCTCGATGAAAACGGGCATGAAAAACCAATCATCATGGGAAGCTACGGCATTGGCCCTGCAAGGATTGCAGCAGCAGCAATAGAGCAGAATAATGATGCGAACGGGATAATCTGGCCGGAAAGTATTGCACCTTTTGATGTGGAGATACTCGCCCTGAATATGAATGACAAAAAGACCATTGAGGTTTCAGAGAAGCTTTATGACGAGCTTCGCTCAGGCGGTGTTGATGTCCTCCTGGATGACAGGGACGAGAGGGCAGGGGTAAAGTTCAAGGATGCAGATTTAATAGGAATCCCCTGGCATCTAATTATTGGAGAGAAAAACCTTAAAGATGGATTTATAGAGCTAAAATCGAGAAGGACAAAAAAGGCAGAGCGAATAAAAGTAGCAGAGGCACTCACAAGACTAAAAGAGATTTATGGAGCACTATCATAA